From Oncorhynchus keta strain PuntledgeMale-10-30-2019 chromosome 25, Oket_V2, whole genome shotgun sequence, one genomic window encodes:
- the LOC118358525 gene encoding U6 snRNA-associated Sm-like protein LSm1: protein MNYMPGTASLIDDIDKKHLVLLRDGRTLIGFLRSIDQFANLVFHQTVERIHVGKKFGDIPRGIFIVRGENVVLLGEIDIDKLCDNVLQQVSIEEILEEQRLQQQAKQKTEKAKVTALKDRGLSIPKADNLDEY, encoded by the exons ATGAACTACATGCCAGGGACCGCGAGTCTCATCGATGACATAGACA AAAAGCATCTTGTACTTCTTCGAGATGGACGAACGCTAATTGGGTTTCTGAGAAGCATTGACCAGTTTG CCAACCTAGTTTTTCATCAAACAGTCGAGCGCATCCACGTGGGCAAGAAGTTTGGAGACATCCCCCGGGGAATCTTCATTGTGAGAGGAGAGAATGTTGTTTTGCTTGGAGAAATA GACATTGATAAGCTGTGTGACAACGTCTTGCAGCAAGTTTCTATAGAGGAGATCCTGGAGGAGCAGCGATTGCAACAGCAAGCCAAGCAGAAGACCGAGAAAGCCAAGGTGACCGCACTGAAGGACAGAGGCCTATCCATCCCAAAAGCAGATAATCTCGATGAATACTGA